Part of the Moorella sp. E308F genome, ATTAGCAACGCTGCTCGCCAGGTTGGAAGGGCGGGAATTTGACCCAACCTTGTCGCCAGTCCGTAAAGATTACTCGCCGCCGTCGTCACTACTGCCAACCAGAGGGCCAGGGCATAAAGGTGAACCAGCCCGGGTTGCAGGCCGGACACCAGGTACAACAAGGGCAGTTCTGCCTGCAGGCCCGCAGGACTCAAGCCTCTTAGGGCTTTCACCAGTAAGTACGCCAGGCCTCCTAAAAAAAGCCCGCCCACGCCCGCCCCCAGGACCCCCTTGCGGGAAGCCGGCAGAGAGGTTAGTAAAACCGCAACTCCTGCCATATTATATGTAACGTAAAGGCAAGCGTTGAGGATCCAGTTACTGCTGATGAGCCCCCCTGGTGATGCAGGTGGGGAAACATGGAATGGCCCCGGCTGGGAGAAAACGGCAATTAAAGCGGCTACAATTATAATTACCATCATAACCGGTACCATAAGGGCATTTAAAAGCAAGAAACCGTGGCCCTTGCCCAAGCTGGCCAGGAAAGCCAGGACGCCACAGGCGATGATTCCGGTGAGGGGTGCGAGGCCAAAATGCTCTTTGACTACGGCCCCGGACCCGGCCAGCATAATAGCCAGACCGCCGAACAGAAAGGCACCAGTGACCATATCAGCCGGTTTTTCCCATTTTCCGAGGAGCACTACCAGGAAATCTCGGTAAGAATTAGTACGCCATTTCAACGCCAGGCGGCGTACTTGGCTGGCAGCCAGGATTAATAGCGTCCCCATTAACATTACGGCCGCCGGGGCCTCCGACCCCAGCATCACGAAAAACTGGACCAGTTCCTGGCCGGAAGCAAAACCGGCGCCGACCATAGTTCCCACGACAGCTATAGCTACTGCCAGTTCATCCTTAAGGATCACGACCACCCTTCCCGCAACCTTTGTACATTAATATGCCGGGAGGGGCGTCTAATAGTATAAAAAAGCAGAAACCGGCATATACTCTAGGCACAAGGTTTCTCAGGAGGTAAGGTATGGCTCTATTACCTTTTTTCACCTCTAATCAGCCTGAGGCAATGCCGCCTGCGAAAATTAAATATTACTACCAGGACCCCCTGGCGGTGGAAAAATTAAGCCAGATTCTGGCCAGTCACCTGCAGGAACTTAATCCCGAGGGCAAACAACCTCTTGTCGTCGTTTGCATCGGAACTGATCGTTCAACGGGTGACTGCCTGGGCCCTCTGGTGGGTACCAATCTTTTGCATATGCCCAATTTACCCTTTGCCGTATACGGAACCCTGGATGAACCAGTTCATGCCAGCAACCTGACGGAGAAACTGGCCTATATTAAGACCAACCATCCTGATCCCATAATCATCGCCGTTGATGCCTGCCTGGGACAGGCGGAAAATGTCGGTGCTATTACCCTGGCCCCGGGGGCTTTAAAACCAGGCGCCGGGGTCAATAAAAATCTCCCTGCTGTGGGAGACATTCACTTTACGGGCATCGTCAACGTCGGCGGCTACATGGAATATTTTGTCCTCCAGAATACCCGCCTGTCCATTGTCATGCGCATGGCCCAGCAAATTGCCAGCTCCATTTACCAAGGCGTGTGCCTGGTTTACAAGCATCGCAATATTGCCGTTGCCCGGGGCCTGCAGTAGAATTAAAAAGTACGTTTGTATTTCTTTAAAATATTTTTTACCTCATCGTCGGAAACCTGGCTGAAATCTTCATAGAACTGGCCAACGGCGTAAAAGGGTACCGGAGTTGCCAGGCAGATTAAATCGTCTACTAAAGACCGCAGGCGTTCCGCAGTCTCCGGCGGGGCCACCGGCACGGCCAGGACCAGCCTGGCGGGATTGGCCTGCTTAACCGACCGCAGGGCCGCCTCGGTAGTCAGGCCGGTGGCGACCCCGTCATCTACTACAATAACAACTCTTCCTGTGATTTCCGGTTCACCGGCGTGACCCCGGTAAACCTCCAGCCGCCGTTTGATTTCCGCCACTTCACCCTCGATGAAGGATTTAAGATCGGCCGGTACCAGGTTTAAAGAACGCATAACGGATTCGTTATATAAAACTGTACCATCTGGCGCCACAGCGGCTACGGCCAGTTCTGGACTGCCCGGCAAGCCCACTTTGCGGGAAATAATCAAATCCAGTTCTCCTGCCAGGGCCGCGACCATGGGCGCAGCGACTACCACCCCGCCCCTGGGTATAGCCAGCACCAGGG contains:
- a CDS encoding YkvI family membrane protein translates to MILKDELAVAIAVVGTMVGAGFASGQELVQFFVMLGSEAPAAVMLMGTLLILAASQVRRLALKWRTNSYRDFLVVLLGKWEKPADMVTGAFLFGGLAIMLAGSGAVVKEHFGLAPLTGIIACGVLAFLASLGKGHGFLLLNALMVPVMMVIIIVAALIAVFSQPGPFHVSPPASPGGLISSNWILNACLYVTYNMAGVAVLLTSLPASRKGVLGAGVGGLFLGGLAYLLVKALRGLSPAGLQAELPLLYLVSGLQPGLVHLYALALWLAVVTTAASNLYGLATRLGQIPALPTWRAALLMLILALPVATCGFINLVSWIYPFFGYIGLFLLLLALVCRL
- a CDS encoding phosphoribosyltransferase, with translation MLFKNRHDAGCRLARALQDYRGRQPLVLAIPRGGVVVAAPMVAALAGELDLIISRKVGLPGSPELAVAAVAPDGTVLYNESVMRSLNLVPADLKSFIEGEVAEIKRRLEVYRGHAGEPEITGRVVIVVDDGVATGLTTEAALRSVKQANPARLVLAVPVAPPETAERLRSLVDDLICLATPVPFYAVGQFYEDFSQVSDDEVKNILKKYKRTF
- the yyaC gene encoding spore protease YyaC — protein: MALLPFFTSNQPEAMPPAKIKYYYQDPLAVEKLSQILASHLQELNPEGKQPLVVVCIGTDRSTGDCLGPLVGTNLLHMPNLPFAVYGTLDEPVHASNLTEKLAYIKTNHPDPIIIAVDACLGQAENVGAITLAPGALKPGAGVNKNLPAVGDIHFTGIVNVGGYMEYFVLQNTRLSIVMRMAQQIASSIYQGVCLVYKHRNIAVARGLQ